A DNA window from Bos mutus isolate GX-2022 chromosome 11, NWIPB_WYAK_1.1, whole genome shotgun sequence contains the following coding sequences:
- the DCTN1 gene encoding dynactin subunit 1 isoform X6: MMRQAPTARKTTTRRPKPTRPASTGVAGASGSLGPSGSASAGELSSSEPSTPAQTPLAAPIIPTPALTSPGAALPLPSPSKEEEGLRAQVRDLEEKLETLRLKRAEDKAKLKELEKHKIQLEQVQEWKSKMQEQQADLQRRLKEARKEAKEALEAKERYMEEMADTADAIEMATLDKEMAEERAESLQQEAEVLRERVEELTTDLEILKAEIEEKGSDGAASSYQLKQLEEQNARLKDALVRMRDLSSSEKQEHVKLQKLMEKKNQELEVVRQQRERLQEELSQAERTIDELKEQVDAALGAEEMVETLTDRNLDLEEKVRKLKETVGDLEAINEMNDELQENARETELELREQLDMAGAQVRDAQKRVEAAQETVADYQQTIKKYRQLTAHLQDVNRALTNQQEASVERQQQPPPETFDFKIKFAETKAHAKAIEMELRQMEVAQANRHMSLLTAFMPDSFLRPGGDHDCVLVLLLMPRLICKAELIRKQAQEKFELSESCSERPGLRGAAGEQLSFAAGLVYSLSLLQATLHRYEHALSQCSVDVYKKVGSLYPEMSAHERSLDFLIELLHKDQLDETVNVEPLTKAIKYYQHLYSIHLAEQPEDSTMQLADHIKFTQSALDCMSVEVGRLRAFLQGGQEASDIALLLRDLETSCSDTRQFCKKIRRRMPGTDAPGIPAALAFGPQVSDTLLDCRKHLTWVVAVLQEVAAAAAQLIAPLAENEGLPVAALEELAFKASEQIYGTPSSNPYECLRQSCSLLISTMNKLATAMQEGEYDAERPPSKPPPVELRAAALRAEITDAEGLGLKLEDRETVIKELKKSLKIKGEELSEANVRLSLLEKKLDSAAKDADERIEKVQTRLEETQTLLRKKEKEFEETMDALQADIDQLEAEKAELKQRLNSQSKRTIEGLRGPPPSGIATLVSGIAGEEQQRGGAPGQAPGSVPGPGLVKDSPLLLQQISAMRLHISQLQHENSTLKGAQMKASLAALPPLHVAKLSLPPHEGPGSELAAGALYRKTNQLLETLNQLSACTHVVDITRSNPAAKSPSAQLLEQVAQLKSLSDTIEKLKDEVLKETVSQRPGATVPTDFATFPSSAFLRAKEEQQDDTVYMGKVTFSCAAGLGQRHRLVLTQEQLHQLHDRLIS, encoded by the exons ATGATGAGACAGGCACCGACAGCCCGAAAG ACTACAACTCGGCGGCCCAAG CCCACCCGCCCGGCCAGCACTGGGGTAGCCGGGGCCAGTGGTTCCCTGGGCCCCTCTGGCTCAGCATCAGCAGGTGAGCTGAGCAGCAGTGAGCCCAGCACCCCAGCTCAGACTCCGCTGGCAGCGCCCATCATCCCCACGCCGGCCCTCACCTCTCCTGGAGCAGCACTCCCACTTCCTTCCCCCTCTAAG gaagaggaggggctgAGGGCCCAGGTGCGGGACCTGGAGGAGAAACTGGAGACCCTACGGCTGAAACGTGCAGAAGACAAGGCAAAACTAAAAGAGCTGGAGAAACACAAGATCCAGCTGGAGCAGGTGCAGGAATGGAAAAGCAAAATGCAGGAGCAGCAGGCAGACCTGCAGCGGCGCCTCAAGGAGGCTCGGAAG GAAGCCAAGGAGGCCCTAGAGGCAAAGGAACGCTACATGGAGGAGATGGCTGACACTGCTGATGCCATCGAAATGGCCACTCTGGACAAGGAGATGGCTGAAGAGCGGGCTGAGTCCCTACAGCAGGAGGCCGAGGTGCTGAGGGAGCGTGTGGAAGAGCTCACTACCGACTTGGAAATCCTCAAAGCTGAGATTGAAGAGAAGG GCTCAGATGGTGCCGCGTCCAGTTATCAGCTCAAGCAGCTTGAGGAGCAGAATGCCCGCTTGAAGGATGCCCTAGTGAG AATGCGGGATCTTTCTTCCTCAGAGAAGCAGGAGCATGTGAAACTCCAGAAGCTCATGGAAAAGAAGAACCAAGAGCTGGAAGTTGTGAGGCAACAGCGGGAGCGTCTGCAGGAGGAGCTGAGCCAGGCAGAGCGCACCATTGATGAGCTCAAGGAGCAG GTAGATGCTGCTCTGGGGGCTGAGGAGATGGTAGAGACGCTGACAGACCGGAACCTGGATCTGGAAGAGAAAGTGCGCAAACTGAAGGAGACGGTGGGGGACTTG GAAGCAATAAATGAAATGAACGATGAACTGCAGGAGAATGCACGTGAGACAGAACTGGAGCTGCGGGAGCAGCTAGATATGGCAGGTGCCCAGGTGCGGGATGCCCAGAAGCGTGTGGAAGCGGCCCAGGAGACAGTCGCAGACTATCAGCAGACCATCAAGAAGTACCGCCAGCTGACTGCCCACCTGCAG GATGTGAATCGGGCACTGACAAACCAGCAGGAAGCATCCGTGGagaggcagcagcagccacctccAGAGACTTTTGACTTCAAGATCAAGTTTGCTGAGACTAAGGCTCATGCTAAG GCAATTGAGATGGAGTTGAGGCAGATGGAGGTGGCCCAGGCCAACCGGCACATGTCCCTGTTGACAGCCTTCATGCCTGACAGTTTCCTTCGGCCAGGTGGGGACCATGACTGCGTCCTGGTGCTGCTGCTCATGCCTCGACTCATTTGCAAG GCAGAGCTAATCCGGAAGCAGGCCCAGGAAAAGTTTGAACTAAGTGAGAGCTGTTCAGAGCGGCCAGGACTTCGCGGCGCTGCAGGGGAGCAGCTCAGCTTTGCTGCTGGGCTGGTGTATTCACTGAGTTTGCTGCAGGCCACACTTCATCGTTACGAGCA TGCCCTCTCTCAGTGCAGTGTGGACGTGTATAAGAAGGTGGGCAGCCTCTACCCTGAGATGAGTGCCCACGAACGCTCCTTGGACTTCCTCATTGAGCTGCTGCACAAGGACCAGCTGGATGAGACTGTCAACGTAGAGCCTCTCACCAAGGCCATCAAGTACTACCAG CATCTATACAGCATCCACCTTGCTGAACAACCTGAGGACAGTACCATGCAGCTGGCTGACCACATTAAG TTTACCCAGAGTGCCCTGGACTGCATGAGTGTGGAGGTGGGACGGCTACGGGCCTTCTTGCAG GGTGGGCAGGAGGCTTCAGATATTGCCCTCCTGCTACGGGACCTGGAAACTTCGTGCAGTGATACCCGCCAGTTCTGCAAGAAGATCCGGCGGCGGATGCCAGGGACGGATGCGCCTGGGATCCCGGCTGCACTGGCTTTTGGACCACAG GTATCTGACACACTCCTCGACTGCAGAAAACACTTGACGTGGGTGGTGGCGGTGCTGCAGGAGGTGGCAGCAGCTGCTGCCCAGCTCATTGCCCCACTGGCAGAGAACGAGGGACTGCCTGTGGCTGCCCTGGAGGAGCTGGCTTTCAAAGCAAGCGAGCAG ATCTACGGGACCCCCTCCAGCAACCCCTATGAGTGTCTGCGCCAGTCATGCAGTCTCCTCATCAGCACTATGAACAAGTTGGCCACAGCCATGCAGGAGGGAGAGTACGATGCCGAGCGGCCCCCTAGCAAG CCTCCCCCAGTTGAGCTGCGGGCTGCGGCTCTTCGTGCAGAGATCACGGATGCTGAAGGCCTGGGTTTGAAGCTTGAGGATCGAGAGACAGTTATTAAAGAGCTGAAGAAGTCACTGAAGATCAAG GGGGAAGAGCTCAGTGAGGCCAATGTGCGGCTGAGCCTCCTGGAGAAGAAGCTGGACAGTGCTGCCAAGGATGCAGATGAGCGCATTGAGAAAGTCCAGACTCGGCTGGAGGAGACCCAAACGCTGCTGCGGAAGAAGGAGAA AGAGTTTGAGGAGACCATGGATGCACTTCAGGCTGACATCGACCAGCtggaggcagagaaggcagaGTTAAAGCAGCGATTGAACAGCCAGTCCAAGCGCACGATTGAGGGGCTCCGGGGGCCCCCTCCCTCGGGTATTGCCACCCTGGTCTCTGGCATTGCTGGGG AAGAACAACAGCGAG GAGGTGCCCCTGGACAGGCTCCGGGGTCTGTGCCAGGCCCCGGGCTGGTGAAGGACTCACCACTGCTGCTTCAGCAGATCTCTGCCATGAGGCTGCACATCTCCCAGCTCCAGCACGAGAACAGCACCCTCAAG GGAGCCCAGATGAAGGCATCCTTAGCAGCCCTGCCCCCTCTGCACGTGGCCAaactctctctcccaccccacgaGGGCCCTGGCAGCGAGCTTGCTGCTGGAGCGCTGTATCGTAAGACCAACCAGCTGCTGGAGACGTTGAATCAGTTGAGCGCATGCACGCACGTAGTGGACATCACTCGCTCCAACCCTG
- the DCTN1 gene encoding dynactin subunit 1 isoform X7: MMRQAPTARKTTTRRPKPTRPASTGVAGASGSLGPSGSASAGELSSSEPSTPAQTPLAAPIIPTPALTSPGAALPLPSPSKEEEGLRAQVRDLEEKLETLRLKRAEDKAKLKELEKHKIQLEQVQEWKSKMQEQQADLQRRLKEARKEAKEALEAKERYMEEMADTADAIEMATLDKEMAEERAESLQQEAEVLRERVEELTTDLEILKAEIEEKGSDGAASSYQLKQLEEQNARLKDALVRMRDLSSSEKQEHVKLQKLMEKKNQELEVVRQQRERLQEELSQAERTIDELKEQVDAALGAEEMVETLTDRNLDLEEKVRKLKETVGDLEAINEMNDELQENARETELELREQLDMAGAQVRDAQKRVEAAQETVADYQQTIKKYRQLTAHLQDVNRALTNQQEASVERQQQPPPETFDFKIKFAETKAHAKAIEMELRQMEVAQANRHMSLLTAFMPDSFLRPGGDHDCVLVLLLMPRLICKAELIRKQAQEKFELSESCSERPGLRGAAGEQLSFAAGLVYSLSLLQATLHRYEHALSQCSVDVYKKVGSLYPEMSAHERSLDFLIELLHKDQLDETVNVEPLTKAIKYYQHLYSIHLAEQPEDSTMQLADHIKFTQSALDCMSVEVGRLRAFLQGGQEASDIALLLRDLETSCSDTRQFCKKIRRRMPGTDAPGIPAALAFGPQVSDTLLDCRKHLTWVVAVLQEVAAAAAQLIAPLAENEGLPVAALEELAFKASEQIYGTPSSNPYECLRQSCSLLISTMNKLATAMQEGEYDAERPPSKPPPVELRAAALRAEITDAEGLGLKLEDRETVIKELKKSLKIKGEELSEANVRLSLLEKKLDSAAKDADERIEKVQTRLEETQTLLRKKEKEFEETMDALQADIDQLEAEKAELKQRLNSQSKRTIEGLRGPPPSGIATLVSGIAGGGAPGQAPGSVPGPGLVKDSPLLLQQISAMRLHISQLQHENSTLKGAQMKASLAALPPLHVAKLSLPPHEGPGSELAAGALYRKTNQLLETLNQLSACTHVVDITRSNPAAKSPSAQLLEQVAQLKSLSDTIEKLKDEVLKETVSQRPGATVPTDFATFPSSAFLRAKEEQQDDTVYMGKVTFSCAAGLGQRHRLVLTQEQLHQLHDRLIS; the protein is encoded by the exons ATGATGAGACAGGCACCGACAGCCCGAAAG ACTACAACTCGGCGGCCCAAG CCCACCCGCCCGGCCAGCACTGGGGTAGCCGGGGCCAGTGGTTCCCTGGGCCCCTCTGGCTCAGCATCAGCAGGTGAGCTGAGCAGCAGTGAGCCCAGCACCCCAGCTCAGACTCCGCTGGCAGCGCCCATCATCCCCACGCCGGCCCTCACCTCTCCTGGAGCAGCACTCCCACTTCCTTCCCCCTCTAAG gaagaggaggggctgAGGGCCCAGGTGCGGGACCTGGAGGAGAAACTGGAGACCCTACGGCTGAAACGTGCAGAAGACAAGGCAAAACTAAAAGAGCTGGAGAAACACAAGATCCAGCTGGAGCAGGTGCAGGAATGGAAAAGCAAAATGCAGGAGCAGCAGGCAGACCTGCAGCGGCGCCTCAAGGAGGCTCGGAAG GAAGCCAAGGAGGCCCTAGAGGCAAAGGAACGCTACATGGAGGAGATGGCTGACACTGCTGATGCCATCGAAATGGCCACTCTGGACAAGGAGATGGCTGAAGAGCGGGCTGAGTCCCTACAGCAGGAGGCCGAGGTGCTGAGGGAGCGTGTGGAAGAGCTCACTACCGACTTGGAAATCCTCAAAGCTGAGATTGAAGAGAAGG GCTCAGATGGTGCCGCGTCCAGTTATCAGCTCAAGCAGCTTGAGGAGCAGAATGCCCGCTTGAAGGATGCCCTAGTGAG AATGCGGGATCTTTCTTCCTCAGAGAAGCAGGAGCATGTGAAACTCCAGAAGCTCATGGAAAAGAAGAACCAAGAGCTGGAAGTTGTGAGGCAACAGCGGGAGCGTCTGCAGGAGGAGCTGAGCCAGGCAGAGCGCACCATTGATGAGCTCAAGGAGCAG GTAGATGCTGCTCTGGGGGCTGAGGAGATGGTAGAGACGCTGACAGACCGGAACCTGGATCTGGAAGAGAAAGTGCGCAAACTGAAGGAGACGGTGGGGGACTTG GAAGCAATAAATGAAATGAACGATGAACTGCAGGAGAATGCACGTGAGACAGAACTGGAGCTGCGGGAGCAGCTAGATATGGCAGGTGCCCAGGTGCGGGATGCCCAGAAGCGTGTGGAAGCGGCCCAGGAGACAGTCGCAGACTATCAGCAGACCATCAAGAAGTACCGCCAGCTGACTGCCCACCTGCAG GATGTGAATCGGGCACTGACAAACCAGCAGGAAGCATCCGTGGagaggcagcagcagccacctccAGAGACTTTTGACTTCAAGATCAAGTTTGCTGAGACTAAGGCTCATGCTAAG GCAATTGAGATGGAGTTGAGGCAGATGGAGGTGGCCCAGGCCAACCGGCACATGTCCCTGTTGACAGCCTTCATGCCTGACAGTTTCCTTCGGCCAGGTGGGGACCATGACTGCGTCCTGGTGCTGCTGCTCATGCCTCGACTCATTTGCAAG GCAGAGCTAATCCGGAAGCAGGCCCAGGAAAAGTTTGAACTAAGTGAGAGCTGTTCAGAGCGGCCAGGACTTCGCGGCGCTGCAGGGGAGCAGCTCAGCTTTGCTGCTGGGCTGGTGTATTCACTGAGTTTGCTGCAGGCCACACTTCATCGTTACGAGCA TGCCCTCTCTCAGTGCAGTGTGGACGTGTATAAGAAGGTGGGCAGCCTCTACCCTGAGATGAGTGCCCACGAACGCTCCTTGGACTTCCTCATTGAGCTGCTGCACAAGGACCAGCTGGATGAGACTGTCAACGTAGAGCCTCTCACCAAGGCCATCAAGTACTACCAG CATCTATACAGCATCCACCTTGCTGAACAACCTGAGGACAGTACCATGCAGCTGGCTGACCACATTAAG TTTACCCAGAGTGCCCTGGACTGCATGAGTGTGGAGGTGGGACGGCTACGGGCCTTCTTGCAG GGTGGGCAGGAGGCTTCAGATATTGCCCTCCTGCTACGGGACCTGGAAACTTCGTGCAGTGATACCCGCCAGTTCTGCAAGAAGATCCGGCGGCGGATGCCAGGGACGGATGCGCCTGGGATCCCGGCTGCACTGGCTTTTGGACCACAG GTATCTGACACACTCCTCGACTGCAGAAAACACTTGACGTGGGTGGTGGCGGTGCTGCAGGAGGTGGCAGCAGCTGCTGCCCAGCTCATTGCCCCACTGGCAGAGAACGAGGGACTGCCTGTGGCTGCCCTGGAGGAGCTGGCTTTCAAAGCAAGCGAGCAG ATCTACGGGACCCCCTCCAGCAACCCCTATGAGTGTCTGCGCCAGTCATGCAGTCTCCTCATCAGCACTATGAACAAGTTGGCCACAGCCATGCAGGAGGGAGAGTACGATGCCGAGCGGCCCCCTAGCAAG CCTCCCCCAGTTGAGCTGCGGGCTGCGGCTCTTCGTGCAGAGATCACGGATGCTGAAGGCCTGGGTTTGAAGCTTGAGGATCGAGAGACAGTTATTAAAGAGCTGAAGAAGTCACTGAAGATCAAG GGGGAAGAGCTCAGTGAGGCCAATGTGCGGCTGAGCCTCCTGGAGAAGAAGCTGGACAGTGCTGCCAAGGATGCAGATGAGCGCATTGAGAAAGTCCAGACTCGGCTGGAGGAGACCCAAACGCTGCTGCGGAAGAAGGAGAA AGAGTTTGAGGAGACCATGGATGCACTTCAGGCTGACATCGACCAGCtggaggcagagaaggcagaGTTAAAGCAGCGATTGAACAGCCAGTCCAAGCGCACGATTGAGGGGCTCCGGGGGCCCCCTCCCTCGGGTATTGCCACCCTGGTCTCTGGCATTGCTGGGG GAGGTGCCCCTGGACAGGCTCCGGGGTCTGTGCCAGGCCCCGGGCTGGTGAAGGACTCACCACTGCTGCTTCAGCAGATCTCTGCCATGAGGCTGCACATCTCCCAGCTCCAGCACGAGAACAGCACCCTCAAG GGAGCCCAGATGAAGGCATCCTTAGCAGCCCTGCCCCCTCTGCACGTGGCCAaactctctctcccaccccacgaGGGCCCTGGCAGCGAGCTTGCTGCTGGAGCGCTGTATCGTAAGACCAACCAGCTGCTGGAGACGTTGAATCAGTTGAGCGCATGCACGCACGTAGTGGACATCACTCGCTCCAACCCTG